In the Arachis hypogaea cultivar Tifrunner chromosome 20, arahy.Tifrunner.gnm2.J5K5, whole genome shotgun sequence genome, CCTATTGGTCCCTCCATGTTCTAAGAAAGATAGGCAAAGATCAAGGACAATGTTGCTTTTGGTCAAATGCATTCCACCTATAGTTGTGTCAATCATTTTGGTTGTTGCATTCATAGTAGTTCTGCAATGTAAGAGAAAAAATGTTAAAACTCGTCATGAGAGAAATTCATCAACTTTGGAAACAAGAAGGCTTTCCTACTATGAACTTGTACGAGCAACTAATGGATTTAGTGAGAGTAATTTAATTGGAAAGGGTGGATTTGGTTCTGTATATCAAGGGAAGCTCTCTGGTGGGTTGATAGTTGCAATCAAAGTGCTGGATTTGGAttcagaagaaacagcacacagTTTTGAAGTGGAATGCAATGCAATGCGTAATCTACGCCATCGAAATCTTGTTAAGATTATTAGCAGTTGTTCAAATGATGATTTCAAATCCTTGGTGATGGAGTTTATGCCAAATGGAAGTCTTGACAAATGGTTGTACTCACATGAGTACTGTTTAGATTTCTTTGAAAGGTTGAGTATAATGTTAGATGTGGCATCTGCATTGGAATATCTCCATCATGGTTTTTCAACTCCAGTTGTTCATTGTGACTTGAAGCCTAGCAATGTCTTGTTAGATGAAGACATGGTGGCACATGTAAGTGATTTTGGCATTGCTAAACTCTTGGATAAGGGACAATCTAAAGTTCATACAAAGACCTACTTGGCCACTCTTGGCTATGTTGCACCAGGTAATTCCTTATCACAATTGTATTTTTCCTTTGGATTTTGTCATAGTTAAACATATCTTTAAATGATGGCTGTGGATATTATGACTCGCAAATCAAAAATACTCTTTGCACACtaaaaatcagccaccaaatcAGTCATTATATATTTGTCTATAAATATACACATAGTATAGTTGATTCCCAATTTATAATGTCATTCCTGTTTTGGATATATTTCCATAATTCCATCAATATAAAGCATATCTATAAACAAATCTTATAAAATTTGGAGTGATATCAAGATAGGAATGGTAATACTAGGCTATTGTCTTTTTAATATCTTTGCATGCCTAGACAAAGCATCAACTATAAGTTTAAAGTCTTAATTACTTATTATATTTGTTTATTATATTGAGAACATTTGAAAATAACTAGTAATTAGTATTGACTTGTAGAGTATGGATCTATGGGAATTATTTCTGTCAAAGGAGATGTGTATAGCTATGGAATTATGTTAATGGAAGTCTTCACAAGAAAGATGCCTACGGATGATATGTTTGCTGCAGAATTGAGCTTGAAAAGTTGGATTAACCAATCACTGCCAAATTCAATCATAGAAGTTGTAGATTACAATTTAGTACAATTATATGGTGAACAAATTGATAATATATTGCCCCATATATCATCTATATTAGAATTAGCTTTGAGTTGTTGTGTAAATCCACCTGAAGAACGAATTACAATGACAGATGTAGTTGTGTCATTAACCAAGATCAAGAATTTGTTCACACAAGAAAGCTAAGGAACAAACCTTAAGACAACTTTGAATTTTTTGCAGTCACATCCCCCTCTTTCAAATATTCAGTTAGAAAGATGTTATCACCAAAATGTAAAATATACATgtgtattttttctattattattattttcctctCATTtcttcaaggaaagaaaatggaaacagAGGTTCCAATATTCACAACAGATCAAAAGAGACAGACACACACACACCCCACAAAGATTGCAACAGGGAAACAATCTTTCAGTAACCTGTGAAGTTGGCAACTTCTTTTATATGTATAAGCTTCAGCAACCGTTTTTTTAGGCCAGGAACCAATAAAACACTCAATATGTATGCGTGTAATGAAGAATGGAAGGGAAGAACAGTGATTGAATCGGTAGCTAGAACATATTTACACGAAAAAACCATGGAAGAACAAAAGCAATTACAAGGCATGCCATCAAGAAGTTACAAAATGGCTGTCCTCGCCAACATCCACCAAACCTGCGTGATGAGTTATCGTGGTCCATGAATCTCCCTTCGTTCCACTCTTCCATGAATCCAGCATCAGCAACACCAGACACATTTTTCGCAGTCTCGCCACATATTTCACATAGTCTGTTGTTAGAAAGAGTAGCTAATAAGCAATTTATTCTGTAATAAAATGCAACAGAAAATGTATTTAACATGGAGCAATTCGCAAATTCGGAATTTACTAGTTTTTGAATGATCAGTTATAAGACTCGCATGCAGTTATCTTCATGTAAAGTTGCTAGTTGaaaatcgttagatgatttgacatgtttgactaaattattatctaacggTTCTCAACTAACAACTTTACATGAAGTCAACTGTATGTGAGTTTTCAACTACCTTAATATTTTACCAATACCAAATTTGGCATCCAAGAATATACAATAAAAAGGGGTTTGAAGAAAAGTGTTATGCTTCTAAAAAATAAGAATCATTTTAGGGTGATGATACTATAAGCTTTTCCTAGTCCAAGCCCAATAAATCATCAAAATTCAGAGCAGGGAAAGTGCAGAATCAAAAGACTCTTTACAATTTTGAATAAACATCAAATAGTCTGGTCACAATTGACATGCAAGATACAAGCACAGCCATTTACTCTGGATTCCAAGGATAGATGATAATCATGATGACaacgatgatgatgatattgaaagTATTAAGCTACTTAAACAATAATATAATACTGAAGCTGCTGCATACTTGCAAATATTTCACAAGACAGGTCCTAGAAGATAAATGATAGCAATAAAACCAATACTATTGTTAAGGTAAGGTTCCAAATTATAACAGCACATGCACAACACTCACACATGTACACATGgatatataaattgaaaaaaactATTGATAACAACACAAGTACCTGTTTCCTTTAAGCTTGAACCAGGCCTCAGCACAATGAACATGCGCAATGCCAAGCTCATCCTTACATGAACAACCAAGCTGAATCAAATCAGTACTAGTAGCACCATTGGCAGTTCCAACAGCTGTTGCATCCGATGATCGCCCAGAAGCAAGGTGGCAAATCCTACAAATCCTTTCACCTTCTGAACTCTCACTAAACCGTTTGTGGTTGGTGCACCTTATATCAATCACACAAGAATTCTTATCTGTCATTTCGGAAACCCCTTTGGGTGCTCTCACAGATACTTTGCTCAACCCTGATTCATTTACCTTCAGCTCCAATTTCATACTGTCCCCATTAACACACTCACTCTGAACAGGCTCTATTACAACCACAGTTTCAACCACTTGCTGATTAAccaaattgcttgaattataactAGTTCCTTGATCAACCTCAGACATTGTATCACTGTTTTTTTGGTGATCACACTTCTTCCCACTCTCAACTTCCTCAGGTTCCACCTTTAACTCCTTATCTGATCCCAAATCCTTACCCTTTTGTTCTGAAGTTCCAACTTCTCCACTTATAGTGACTCTCTCACCCAAGCTACCCCTACCTACTGCATCAACTGCAGCCCCATCAGGTTCATGACTCAAATTATCATCAACCCTTTCATGAACAGGATCCATTACCTCACCAATCCCCTCACTTGCGGCTTGATCCATTACCAATTCGTTCAACTCAATTATTTTCTAACCAGAAAAGAAATCCTTACTACATATACATGCCACAGTGCAAACTCCAACCACCAAAAACTAAACTTGTAACGGATAAACAAAAATGCTGCTTTTAATTGCAGAGGAAGATCAATGTGATCAaataaaactttgaaaatgaaTATCTTTCAACAACCCACTTCATGATTCGAGACATAACATTGGCATATTATCATAAACCATCAAGATTCTATTGAAAAATGAAACTTTGGATGTcacctaattaaaaaaagaagGATGACCTCAATTTCCAAGTAAAAACAAGCAAGTACCCCCCAAAATcatagaaattatagaaaaaaaggaaaattttAATCTGGGAATGTTTGAATCCAACCTTAACTTGAGGGTGCATATAGAAATATATTTAATTGGGGAAAATAGGAGATTAagttaggtgaagaaaagaaatgaagaagaaaaacagCAACAAAAGAGGATTGAGTGCGTTTGAATCATATAATTGAATGTGTTAGTGAGTGGGGAAAGCAAGGGATAAATGAgaaataaaaagggttttgtcTTTATTGGTCGGTTTCATATGAATCCCTTTTCATTTATACACAGACAGAGATTGACATCTCACTACTATTGCAAAATACAAAGCTCACAAAGTAGTTATCATTATTTAATTTGAAacgaaaaatatatttaatttataaattgaatttatttttaatgcagtATAAAACTGTTTTACAGGTGCATTCAATTAAATAAAgtcacattaaaaaataataattatttttatattaaccaGGTGAATAAAAACAGTTGTGATTGCACCTAAAACGTTTTATATgatcagtacatcaaaattaaactcttgtaAATTACTGTAAAATATTTTagacaattatttaattataattactttttaaataattatttatatattaataaaagtgATTACATTCTTTTGGTGTTGTAATTTGTAAAGGGAGCACTCCAATAAAGACAtcaaaaacgtcttttttttaagatattttttaattattaaaatttaatacatataatcgattaaatcgtgttatttttgtcaaaattaggttagacaaattaatttgaccgaaaaatggtgaatcaaattttgaatcgatctaaattaatattatttttttataaaaaatggctaaaatattcctattataaaaaatgactaaaatactttcataaagttaggatttagagttttcaaatatatatatatatatatatatatatatatgaaaactctaaatcctaacttTATGACGACAGAGAAGAAAAGgactagaatttagaattttcaaaattaatatatataataagaatattttaatcattttctataataggggTATTATAGTCattgtttataaaaataatattaatttagactgattcaaattttgacaaaaataacatgatttaattgattatatgtgttaaattttaattattaaaaaatattttttaaaaaagatgttttaaaCATCTTTATCAGAGTAGCTCTCAACTTGTAAAGATGTGTCTAATTCTTGTTAGTGCCGTAACCACTAACCAGAAGAGCCAACTTAGAGGATCAGGTTCTATGGCTGAGGTGAAGTACTAGGGTTTTGCATGGACCTAAAAAAATGACCTTCCATATATTTATGTAATAAAGAAGAAAGCACTCTTTTTGTTTCATTGAAGATTTTACGTACTAATGACTAGAGTCCACTGATCTGTTAGCCAGAATAGAAATATTATTCTCCATTTATCTCTtatatttgctttttttttcgtGTGTTTGTGTGTATCTTGTTAATTTatcagttattttatatttttgtgttcttaAAATTTGGTACGTATTTATTGTGTATGGTAGGAACTTGTCGTATTGATTTTAACTTAAGCTATCGTTGACACTTGACAGAGatgttttcatttatttattaaattacaaGCAGATATGTTACACTCAAgggataattgatttattatattCTTCCTTAGAGTTCAATTTAAACCTTCATCACAAGTTTTTATTGTGCTTCAATAATATTGTGTTTATTACTTTCATTACAGTTCTTAAAAAATGAGTTCTAGCTAGAGACGACAGCTGCAGGGGCGGAGCTTAGTTAAAACAAGAGGGGTTATGATCTCTCaaacttttgttaaaaaaattagtaatatttttttagaaaataaaaaatagtttactTGGCTCAAATACTTTAcaatgatttaaaatattaaagttcaatcttcatcttttgtttttattacacaatagtttttagttttaaacattaAAACTTTGTTAGATTTGGACTGAATTAAGTGTATTCGCATTTCGCAACTTTCTATTCAATAAGTAACACTCCCTCTAtttttgagttcaaatataaaaaattaggtattttttatttatgtaatttaatattattttatattttactttttatttaatttaattttttatatgataaaaaatattagaatattcaataagtattgatattattgtatttgtataaattgataaaaaaattcaataaatattataaattttaatatttatccttctaatttcttttttacatattttacaggatatatattcaaatttttatataaaataatcatgaaaaatcaaagaattgatgtatttttaagaggaaggctaatattcaagaatgagaacatataatttttacaatatcaactcctgtagatagttcttctactttaatgaatcacgaaaaaagtgagatataaccttcaaaTGTTTAAAGAGTTGCATATGATaagtttgaccttaattctttaGAACGAGATACTGAAAAATTGCTTCAAATTTGACAATGTCACCTAAATCAGAAAAATGAGGTTAGACAATCTTATTTTAAATGGGAtccatataaaaaatatcttaacaattattttttatgtgatcctccaaaattttatttcaaactcCACCCCTGGACAGGTGTGAAAGGTAATGCATGTAGCTGCTACATACTTTTGTTACATTAGtagataattaaatattaaatcagAAGTTTAACCTTATACGTTGGTGTTATTCAATATTTCAAATGTCAAACCTTGGTATTTTACGGAAATATTTGTTGGTACGTAACAAAAACATATTAGTTAAAAACCATCCaaacttattttattataataattaataaatattaaataagataaattttgacttttttttttaatctttttaactaGTTTGAAGATTTTACAAGTTGTTTATTTTTCATACGTTTAAAGGTGGATGCATGCGTTATGAATGATAATCGGTTAATGTTAggcaaatattttaattaataagagaTGAGATGTTTTATTTCGAAATGTTATTATCTTCACGAATATTACATTGGGTAAGTTTATTTATGCCAATGTTTATTGTCAAGTATAAAACATGAGAACTTAATCTTAGTTATAAGGtgttaataaaataatcatatgctaatttaaaaaaaatatatattcagcATACTTAATTATAACAAACAGAATATTCActgtttataatattaaattaaatctttaaatATATTCTCAAACTAAAATAAATGAACTCAATCATGGAGAATCTTTGCATTTTTATCGTAATAATTTGAAAGTCAATGTTTCGGCTATTTAATTTCTTCAAGAAACATGCatctatattatttatttagagaaatgttggatatttaaattaatactaatcaacttttaattttttcactaaaagtattactatttttcatttattataggattaaaagaaaataatattaattattaaaccaGTTGCACCTTTGTATTATATATACATGTCAAAGTTTCCAGCTGTTGCAATATGAACTGAGTGATATATAACTACGTATGATATGATCACAAATTAAGTATTTACTGATacgaaaatatttggtaacaaaaGAAAATCAGTTAAAAACAGTTATAACTTgctttatttagcattcattaattgttacaataattaataaatattaaataagacaaattctatctgttttttttttttttatctaacatTACCTGATAAATAGAAGTTAAGATTCTGAATAATACAATAATGATGAAATCATATAGTTGAGCAAATAAAGTAGGATATTAAACGCATCAATAAAGTATCTTTATTTATAGAGCTatatagaagaaacaaaaaaacTCTTATCCACGTTGCCACAAGTGCTTAATCATGCCTGCGAATTATTAATCAATTAAATACCTAAACATAGTTGTTTAATTAGTGGTATTCCTTTTCTAGTACAAGGCCTTACTGGAATGAAAAGACAAAGGGTAGGAGCATAATTTTGAGCTTTCCCCTCTTAACTTCTTTAACTTAGTGACATCTACGGTaattgactattatatatatcCGTTactttatgtttcaattcatcaATCCCGTTTTCTTcaacaaaatatatattcatTAGATTTTATGTAAAACcatataaaaatgaaattgattGACGGTCCAGATGAATCCAACTGTCACAAACGTCACATAATTACAACCATTAATCAATGCTCAAGAGGATGAAGCATGAAAATTTGGGGGTCTAATTGAAGGATCTCAACCTGCAAATGAATGCGGTGGATCTTCAATTtgtaaatacttttttttattatgtttgatataaggttttaaaatttttaaaataatttattaattagattaatcatatttttttaaaaaaaataaatgaattacataaatcttcttaccaaaaaataaaaattatagctaattattttatttattacccCTTTAATATGCATTAGCATTGTCCTAGAAAAtttgaatgaaaaagaaaattcagATATAACTAGAATCTTTGAGTTGGGTTTAGGATTGGTTTAGGCGCCATTTtcgaataatatttttgtaaaagatcttttataaaagtaaaagtgattttatgtttagatatcttatgtaaaaagattttttatctattaattatgtttggatacaataagataaaaatatttttttgttcatttattatgtgaaaaatatttttttaaaaaaacaaaaagatgtaaattgtaacttctcaaaaagataattttttttatttttctagtactttaatttttactattagaaatttgccaaacacactaaaaaataaaaaacaaaaatatttttcataaaaaaatattttttttattaatttaatggcGTCCAAACAAATACTTAAATGAATTCAGttgtattatcttaaaaaatattaataatattaataagataaaaaaatagtcagaacttatcttatttaatttaaataagataaattttgactatttttaattaattatttttattatttaaatattttcgaaaaaatatatatataaagatccGGTGAATGTGGATTGACGAATGAGATGCTTAGAAAATTGAATGCATGAACCAAAATTATGATTAATTATTATGAGGAAATGGGGCCTACGTAGAAGAATGACGTCTACAAGAAAATGAGTGTTTGTGGGTCTTACACGTTTTCCAGCTACATACTAACCACTTCTTAAACCAACtggatttggatttggattttaaTTTTGGCAAGTGTGGCAACTACATGTGCTATTTGACTACTATTATGCCTGCACCCACAAACCCCCTTTTTTTCCGGTatgcatttattttcttttcctaaaTACAACTGGAGTTTGATTGATTGACTGATTTCTTTCTTTCTGTATGGATCCGAATTGTTTTTGTTCTCGTACCATACAGACACTAATTTATGGTAAAGGAATGAAAGCATTTAGCCTTGTGTTTATGCCATGCAACCTTGTCTTATTAAAACACTAATGTGTGGATGACTGGATGTTAATCTAAATCTTTGTTCAATGTAGATGTCACCTAATATATACCACACATCTAAAATTAGATATGCTATGAGCTTTGCTAAATAAATAACATGTCGTTAATGACCTATGATTTAGCTTTGCTAATAATTTATCATTAGAAGCTACTCGGATTAGTCTAACATTGATTTGATCTTGTTATACATAAGATTGTAGGGTCAAATCTTAttatagaaatataatttatGTATTCCGTCGGAAGGTAAAAATGCTTTtacactttttaatttagatatagaAGGGAGAATAGTGTAAGACGCAGTTATGAAGTGTACGGGTGTTTTACGCAGTTATGGTATCAAGAGTAAATCGGACTTttcaatttgtgtttaaaaaattaaaaaaatttgcagcacacaaatcggaccgtcggATTTATGTTTtagacaattaaaaaaaatttaatattaaaatcggaccatccgatttttgttttcaaaataaaaaaaaattaaaaatacaaattggACCCTTCAATTTTTCCTCCCACACAAATCGAACTGTCAgatttgttttcttaattttttaataaaaaaatcagatAGTCTATTTTCTTTACTTCATAGTTCAGAACTAGCACCACCTACTTTTATAGTCATGCATAACACATAAAATTTACATATCCAAAAAAATGAGCGGAtgcttttatcataaaaaatgcaaaaataaaatacaataatcaTGTTATGTATACATACAAAATTAGTAACTAAATCacttatacatatataaatatataatgactagctgattgatttttgaaaatccaaTGTGGTAGGTACATTAGGTTGAAAAGTTCATTGTTTTTAAACATATGTACAAGGAGATACATTCAGAAGATACATTTATAGAAACAATTCCATTAGATACCgttataaaaaaa is a window encoding:
- the LOC112783493 gene encoding uncharacterized protein — its product is MDQAASEGIGEVMDPVHERVDDNLSHEPDGAAVDAVGRGSLGERVTISGEVGTSEQKGKDLGSDKELKVEPEEVESGKKCDHQKNSDTMSEVDQGTSYNSSNLVNQQVVETVVVIEPVQSECVNGDSMKLELKVNESGLSKVSVRAPKGVSEMTDKNSCVIDIRCTNHKRFSESSEGERICRICHLASGRSSDATAVGTANGATSTDLIQLGCSCKDELGIAHVHCAEAWFKLKGNRLCEICGETAKNVSGVADAGFMEEWNEGRFMDHDNSSRRFGGCWRGQPFCNFLMACLVIAFVLPWFFRVNMF